In Schlegelella aquatica, one DNA window encodes the following:
- a CDS encoding acyl-CoA dehydrogenase family protein, with translation MAFAPDRPSARVHDHLGWPFFEDRHRQLARELDAWAAQHVPADHPHDVDAACRSLVRALGDAGWLTHAVGGRAYGGAVDVIDTRAICLIRETLARYSGLADFAFAMQGLGSGAITLAGTDAQKARWLPRVARGEAIAAFALSEPDAGSDVAALACEAREEGDHVVLEGEKTWISNGGIADVYVVFARSEPAEAKGSKGISAYVVEAGTPGFEIAERIDVIAPHPLARLRFRHCRIPAAQRLGQRGEGFKIAMRTLDVFRTSVAAAALGFARRALEEALQRATTRRMFGQTLADFQLTQARLAQMATTVDSAALLTYRAAWQRDQGRAVTREAAMAKMVATEGAQQVIDAAVQIWGGLGVVSGIPVESLYREIRALRIYEGATEVQQLIIARELLKDVRA, from the coding sequence ATGGCCTTTGCGCCCGACCGGCCGTCTGCCCGAGTGCACGATCACCTGGGCTGGCCCTTCTTCGAGGACCGCCACCGCCAACTGGCGCGCGAGCTGGACGCCTGGGCCGCGCAACACGTGCCGGCCGACCATCCGCACGACGTGGACGCCGCCTGCCGCTCGCTGGTCCGCGCGCTGGGCGACGCCGGCTGGCTCACCCATGCCGTGGGCGGGCGGGCGTACGGGGGGGCGGTCGACGTGATCGACACCCGTGCGATCTGCCTGATCCGCGAGACGCTGGCGCGCTACTCGGGCTTGGCCGACTTCGCGTTCGCGATGCAGGGGCTGGGCTCGGGCGCGATCACACTCGCAGGCACCGACGCCCAGAAGGCCCGCTGGCTGCCCCGCGTCGCGCGCGGCGAGGCGATCGCCGCGTTCGCGCTGTCCGAGCCCGACGCCGGCTCGGACGTGGCGGCGCTGGCGTGCGAGGCGCGCGAGGAGGGCGACCACGTCGTGCTCGAGGGCGAGAAGACCTGGATCTCCAACGGCGGCATCGCCGATGTCTACGTCGTGTTCGCCCGCAGCGAACCGGCCGAGGCCAAGGGCTCCAAAGGCATCTCGGCCTACGTGGTCGAGGCGGGCACACCGGGGTTCGAGATCGCCGAGCGCATCGACGTCATCGCGCCGCACCCGCTCGCCCGACTGCGCTTTCGCCACTGCCGCATTCCTGCGGCGCAGCGGCTCGGGCAGCGCGGCGAAGGCTTCAAGATCGCCATGCGCACGCTGGACGTCTTCCGCACCTCGGTCGCGGCAGCGGCCCTCGGCTTCGCCCGGCGCGCGTTGGAGGAGGCCCTGCAACGCGCGACGACACGCCGGATGTTCGGCCAGACGCTCGCGGATTTCCAGCTCACCCAGGCCCGGCTGGCCCAGATGGCCACCACCGTCGACAGCGCTGCGCTGCTCACCTATCGCGCCGCGTGGCAGCGCGACCAGGGCCGCGCTGTCACGCGCGAAGCAGCCATGGCCAAGATGGTCGCCACCGAGGGAGCGCAGCAGGTCATCGACGCGGCCGTGCAGATCTGGGGTGGCCTGGGCGTCGTCAGTGGAATTCCCGTCGAGAGCCTGTACCGCGAGATCCGTGCGCTGCGGATCTACGAGGGGGCGACCGAAGTGCAGCAGCTCATCATCGCGCGCGAGCTGCTGAAGGACGTGCGCGCGTGA
- a CDS encoding AMP-binding protein, translated as MSLSAHVDTFARDRLPPPELQPEFLFELPELQFPERLNCATELLDRRVERGEGERLCIQAPGGVRWTYRDLQAHANRIARVLVEDMGLVPGNRVLLRSPNNPMLAACWFAVMKAGGIAVATMPLLRAKELVHIIDKAEISHALADRTLADELQAAAAQCKTLREVRYFNDPSPEGLEAAMERHPAAFDNVDTAATDTCMLAFTSGTTGTPKATMHFHRDVMAVCACWPRHVLRASPDDVFIGSPPLAFTFGLGGLLLFPMSIGASTVLLEKATPPNLVQAIPEFRATVLFTAPTSYRAMAAQAAELRIGAPHGGSLRKCVSAGEALPAATRQLWKQATGIEMIDGIGSTEMLHIFISADEAHARPGATGTVVPGYRACVMDEEGRPVPPGTVGRLAVKGPTGCRYLADERQRQYVKDGWNYTGDAYYMDEDGYFHYQSRTDDLIVSAGYNIGAPEVEDALLQHPAVAECGVIGVPDEERGQIVKAFVVLRAGHEPSDALVRELQDFVKQTIAPYKYPRAIEFRASLPRTETGKLQRFRLRQEQQARA; from the coding sequence ATGAGTCTGAGTGCCCATGTCGACACCTTTGCCCGGGACCGGCTGCCGCCGCCCGAGTTGCAGCCCGAGTTCCTCTTCGAGCTGCCGGAGCTTCAGTTTCCCGAGCGGCTCAATTGCGCCACCGAGTTGCTGGACCGGCGCGTCGAGCGCGGCGAGGGCGAACGCCTGTGCATCCAGGCTCCGGGTGGCGTGCGCTGGACGTACCGTGACCTGCAGGCCCATGCCAACCGCATCGCGCGGGTGCTGGTGGAGGACATGGGCCTCGTGCCCGGCAATCGCGTCTTGCTGCGGTCGCCCAACAACCCCATGCTCGCCGCCTGCTGGTTCGCGGTGATGAAGGCCGGCGGCATCGCCGTGGCCACGATGCCCCTGCTGCGCGCGAAGGAGCTGGTGCACATCATCGACAAGGCCGAGATCTCTCACGCGCTGGCAGACCGGACACTGGCCGACGAACTGCAGGCGGCGGCCGCGCAGTGCAAGACGCTGCGCGAGGTGCGCTACTTCAACGACCCCTCGCCCGAGGGCCTGGAGGCCGCGATGGAGCGGCACCCGGCCGCCTTCGACAACGTGGACACGGCCGCCACCGACACCTGCATGCTGGCCTTCACCTCCGGCACCACCGGCACGCCCAAGGCCACGATGCACTTCCACCGGGACGTGATGGCCGTGTGTGCCTGCTGGCCGCGCCACGTGCTCAGGGCCTCGCCGGACGACGTCTTCATCGGCAGCCCGCCGCTCGCGTTCACCTTCGGCCTGGGCGGCCTGCTCTTGTTCCCCATGAGCATCGGCGCCTCGACCGTGCTGCTGGAGAAGGCCACGCCGCCCAACCTGGTGCAGGCCATCCCCGAGTTTCGGGCGACGGTGCTCTTCACCGCGCCCACCTCGTACCGGGCCATGGCCGCGCAGGCCGCCGAGCTGCGTATCGGCGCGCCGCACGGGGGCAGCCTGCGCAAGTGCGTGTCGGCCGGGGAGGCCTTGCCCGCCGCCACCCGCCAGCTGTGGAAGCAAGCCACCGGCATCGAGATGATCGACGGCATCGGCTCGACCGAGATGCTGCACATCTTCATCTCGGCCGACGAGGCGCACGCCCGCCCGGGCGCGACCGGCACCGTGGTGCCCGGCTACCGCGCCTGCGTGATGGACGAGGAGGGCCGCCCCGTGCCGCCCGGCACGGTCGGGCGCCTGGCCGTCAAGGGCCCCACCGGGTGCCGCTACCTCGCCGACGAACGGCAGCGCCAGTACGTGAAGGACGGCTGGAACTACACCGGCGACGCCTACTACATGGACGAGGACGGGTACTTCCATTACCAGTCGCGCACCGACGACCTGATCGTCTCGGCCGGCTACAACATCGGCGCGCCGGAGGTGGAGGACGCGCTGTTGCAGCACCCTGCGGTGGCCGAATGCGGTGTCATCGGCGTGCCCGACGAGGAGCGCGGGCAGATCGTCAAGGCCTTCGTCGTGCTGCGGGCCGGCCACGAGCCCTCCGACGCGCTGGTGCGCGAGCTGCAGGACTTCGTCAAGCAGACGATCGCGCCCTACAAGTACCCCCGAGCGATCGAGTTCCGCGCGAGCCTGCCGCGGACCGAGACCGGCAAGCTGCAGCGATTCAGGCTGCGCCAGGAACAACAGGCCCGCGCCTGA
- the adk gene encoding adenylate kinase, with the protein MRLILLGAPGAGKGTQAAFICQKFGIPQISTGDMLRAAVKAGTPLGLEAKKVMDAGGLVSDDIIIGLVKERIAQPDCAQGFLFDGFPRTIPQAEAMKTAGVKIDYVLEIDVPDEAIIERMSGRRVHAASGRTYHVKFNPPKVDGKDDVTGEELIQRDDDKEETVRKRLAVYHSQTRPLVDYYSQWAASGDPSAPKYRKISGLGSVDEITARALEALR; encoded by the coding sequence ATGCGATTGATCTTGTTGGGCGCGCCGGGCGCGGGTAAGGGGACGCAGGCCGCATTCATCTGCCAGAAGTTCGGGATTCCGCAGATCTCGACGGGCGACATGCTGCGCGCCGCGGTCAAGGCCGGCACGCCGCTCGGGCTGGAAGCCAAGAAGGTCATGGACGCAGGCGGGCTGGTGAGCGACGACATCATCATCGGTCTGGTCAAGGAGCGCATTGCCCAGCCCGACTGCGCTCAGGGGTTCCTGTTCGACGGGTTTCCGCGCACCATCCCGCAGGCCGAGGCGATGAAGACCGCCGGCGTCAAGATCGACTACGTGCTGGAGATCGATGTGCCGGACGAGGCCATCATCGAGCGCATGAGCGGCCGTCGCGTGCATGCCGCCTCGGGTCGCACCTACCACGTGAAGTTCAATCCGCCCAAGGTCGACGGCAAGGACGACGTGACGGGTGAGGAGCTGATCCAGCGCGACGACGACAAGGAAGAGACGGTGCGCAAGCGCCTGGCCGTCTATCACAGCCAGACGCGCCCCTTGGTGGACTACTACTCTCAGTGGGCGGCCAGCGGCGACCCGAGTGCACCCAAGTACCGCAAGATCAGCGGGCTGGGCAGCGTGGACGAGATCACCGCGCGCGCGCTCGAGGCGCTGCGCTGA
- a CDS encoding MarR family winged helix-turn-helix transcriptional regulator: MSSTKRASSSRPSSSRASSVRASPSLRAVPMLDDHSIGHEARAASDDHMALKLWLRMLACTQQIETEIRRRLRARFGISLARFDYLAQLHRHPEGLRMNALSRYLMVTGGSITGLTDELEKEGLVVREAVPDDRRAFLLKLTPRGRQTFEAMAEEHESWVIEFFSDLRLADRKTLYELLGHLRAHMAARLLPEGGSRAAPGG, from the coding sequence ATGAGCAGCACCAAGCGCGCCTCGTCCTCGCGGCCTTCTTCCTCGCGGGCTTCTTCGGTGCGGGCGTCGCCGAGCCTGCGCGCCGTGCCAATGCTGGACGACCACAGCATCGGCCACGAAGCCCGCGCCGCCTCCGACGACCACATGGCGCTCAAGCTGTGGCTGCGCATGCTCGCATGCACACAGCAGATCGAGACCGAGATCCGCCGCCGGCTGCGTGCGCGCTTCGGCATCTCGCTCGCACGCTTCGACTACCTGGCGCAACTGCACCGGCACCCCGAGGGGCTGCGCATGAACGCGCTGTCGCGCTACTTGATGGTCACCGGCGGCAGCATCACCGGGCTCACCGACGAGCTGGAAAAAGAAGGGCTCGTCGTGCGCGAAGCGGTGCCCGACGACCGGCGCGCGTTCCTGCTCAAGCTCACGCCGCGCGGGCGCCAGACGTTCGAGGCGATGGCCGAGGAGCACGAGTCCTGGGTCATCGAGTTCTTCTCGGACTTGCGGCTGGCCGATCGCAAGACGCTGTACGAGCTCCTGGGGCATCTCAGAGCACACATGGCCGCCCGACTGCTGCCCGAAGGCGGCAGCCGCGCGGCCCCTGGAGGTTGA
- a CDS encoding enoyl-CoA hydratase family protein → MNAHTADTPRVDPALAAGNTTTCAGYAARHFGWRVEDRVGVVTLDRPERKNPLTFDSYAELRDLFGRLKYAQDVKAVVLTGAGGNFCSGGDVHEIIGPLIRLEAPELLMFTRMTGDLVKTMRACPQPIVAAVDGVCAGAGAILAMASDLRLGTARSKTAFLFNRVGLAGCDMGACAILPRLIGHGRASELLYTGRSMNGEEGERWGFFNRLCEPDRLLGEALALAGEIARGPTFANGITKTMLHQEWNMGIDQAIEAEAQAQAICMMTEDFSRAYHAFVEKRRPVFEGN, encoded by the coding sequence ATGAACGCACACACCGCCGACACCCCGCGTGTCGATCCGGCCCTTGCGGCGGGCAACACCACCACCTGCGCGGGCTACGCCGCACGGCACTTCGGCTGGCGCGTCGAGGACCGCGTCGGCGTCGTGACGCTCGACCGGCCCGAGCGCAAGAACCCCTTGACCTTCGACTCCTATGCGGAGCTGCGCGACCTGTTCGGGCGGCTCAAGTACGCGCAGGACGTGAAGGCCGTGGTGCTCACCGGCGCCGGCGGCAACTTCTGCTCGGGCGGCGACGTGCACGAGATCATCGGCCCCCTGATCCGCCTGGAGGCGCCGGAGCTGCTCATGTTCACGCGCATGACGGGCGATCTCGTCAAAACCATGCGAGCCTGTCCGCAACCCATCGTCGCCGCGGTGGACGGCGTGTGCGCCGGGGCCGGGGCGATCCTCGCGATGGCGAGCGACCTGCGTCTGGGCACGGCCCGCAGCAAGACGGCCTTCCTCTTCAACCGCGTCGGCCTGGCCGGTTGCGACATGGGGGCCTGCGCGATCCTGCCTCGCTTGATCGGCCACGGTCGCGCCAGCGAGCTGCTCTACACCGGCCGCTCCATGAACGGGGAGGAGGGCGAGCGCTGGGGCTTTTTCAACCGCCTGTGCGAGCCCGACCGCCTGCTGGGCGAGGCACTCGCCCTGGCCGGCGAGATCGCACGGGGGCCGACCTTCGCCAACGGCATCACCAAGACCATGCTGCACCAGGAGTGGAACATGGGGATCGACCAGGCCATCGAAGCCGAGGCGCAGGCGCAGGCCATCTGCATGATGACCGAGGACTTCTCGCGCGCCTACCACGCCTTCGTCGAGAAGCGCCGCCCCGTCTTCGAAGGCAACTGA
- a CDS encoding RidA family protein, whose protein sequence is MTVLQPPAWPRPKGYANGVAARGRMIFVAGMIGWDAEGRFPSDDLADQVRQALSNVMEVLEEGGASGEHIVRMTWYLTDKREYLARQKEIGRIFRDLVGSYNAAMTAVEVSALIEDRAKVEIEVTAVVPD, encoded by the coding sequence CTGACCGTACTTCAACCCCCTGCCTGGCCCCGTCCCAAGGGCTATGCCAACGGTGTCGCCGCGCGCGGCCGCATGATCTTCGTCGCCGGCATGATCGGCTGGGACGCCGAGGGCCGCTTTCCCTCCGACGACCTGGCGGACCAGGTGCGCCAGGCGCTGTCCAACGTGATGGAAGTGCTCGAGGAAGGCGGCGCCTCGGGCGAGCACATCGTGCGCATGACCTGGTATCTCACCGACAAGCGCGAGTACCTGGCGCGTCAGAAGGAGATCGGTCGCATCTTCCGCGATCTGGTGGGCAGCTACAACGCGGCCATGACGGCGGTCGAGGTCTCGGCGCTGATCGAAGACCGCGCGAAGGTCGAGATCGAAGTCACTGCCGTGGTGCCCGACTGA
- a CDS encoding 3-hydroxyacyl-CoA dehydrogenase: MDIQGKVFIVTGGASGLGEGTARMLAREGGKVVVADLQVERGEAVAREIGGAFVKCDVASEADGRAAVAKALELGKLVGLVNCAGIAPAAKTVGKDGAHPLDLYTKVITVNLIGTFNMIRLAAEAMCKNEPEPTGERGVLISTASVAAFDGQIGQAAYSASKGGVVGMTLPIARDLARNGIRNMTIAPGIFGTPMLFSMPKEVQDALAASVPFPSRLGRPEDYAKLVHQIITNEMLNGEVIRLDGAIRMQPK; the protein is encoded by the coding sequence ATGGACATCCAGGGCAAGGTTTTCATCGTCACGGGCGGCGCCTCCGGTCTGGGCGAAGGCACGGCCCGCATGCTCGCGCGCGAAGGCGGCAAGGTCGTGGTGGCCGACCTGCAGGTCGAGCGTGGCGAAGCGGTCGCCCGCGAGATCGGAGGGGCGTTCGTCAAGTGCGACGTGGCCAGCGAAGCCGACGGCCGGGCTGCCGTGGCCAAGGCGCTGGAGCTGGGCAAGTTGGTGGGCCTGGTCAACTGCGCCGGCATCGCCCCCGCGGCCAAGACGGTCGGCAAGGACGGCGCGCACCCGCTGGACCTCTACACCAAGGTCATCACCGTCAACCTCATCGGCACCTTCAACATGATCCGGCTGGCCGCCGAGGCCATGTGCAAGAACGAGCCCGAGCCCACCGGCGAGCGCGGCGTGCTGATCTCCACCGCGTCGGTCGCCGCGTTCGACGGCCAGATCGGCCAAGCCGCCTACTCGGCCTCCAAGGGCGGCGTGGTGGGCATGACCTTGCCCATCGCGCGCGACCTCGCCCGCAACGGCATCCGCAACATGACCATCGCCCCGGGCATCTTCGGCACGCCGATGCTCTTTTCCATGCCCAAGGAGGTGCAAGACGCGCTGGCCGCCAGCGTGCCCTTCCCCTCGCGCCTGGGCCGCCCGGAGGACTACGCCAAGCTGGTGCACCAGATCATCACCAACGAGATGCTCAACGGCGAAGTGATCCGCCTGGACGGCGCCATCCGCATGCAGCCCAAGTAA
- a CDS encoding SDR family NAD(P)-dependent oxidoreductase, whose amino-acid sequence MAAQGASLEGLHVVVTGASRGIGAEIAQALAGEGARVTVMGRSLDALQTLAAGLPGAGHAAVACDVTDADSVAGAFEAARRQGGPVAVLVNNAGQAQSAPLAKTSLALWQQMLAVNLTGAFLCSQAAAPDMLAARWGRIINIASTAGLKGYAYVSAYTAAKHGVVGLTRSLALEFARKGVTVNAVCPGYTETDIVRASIERIVATTGRTAEQARAELEASNPQGRLVQPQEVADAVRWLCRREAQSVTGQAIAVCGGEVM is encoded by the coding sequence GTGGCAGCACAGGGCGCATCACTCGAGGGATTGCACGTCGTGGTGACCGGTGCCTCGCGCGGCATCGGCGCCGAGATCGCGCAGGCCCTGGCGGGCGAGGGGGCACGCGTGACGGTGATGGGGCGGTCGCTCGACGCCTTGCAAACCCTCGCGGCCGGCCTGCCCGGTGCGGGCCACGCGGCCGTCGCCTGCGACGTCACGGATGCCGACTCGGTGGCCGGCGCCTTCGAGGCCGCCCGCCGGCAGGGCGGCCCGGTGGCCGTCCTCGTCAACAACGCCGGGCAGGCGCAAAGCGCGCCGCTGGCCAAGACGTCGCTCGCGCTGTGGCAGCAGATGCTGGCCGTCAACCTGACGGGGGCCTTTCTGTGCAGCCAGGCGGCGGCACCGGACATGCTCGCCGCCCGCTGGGGGCGCATCATCAACATCGCGAGCACGGCCGGGCTCAAGGGCTATGCCTACGTGTCGGCCTACACGGCGGCCAAGCACGGCGTGGTGGGCCTGACGCGCTCGCTCGCGCTCGAGTTCGCCCGCAAGGGCGTCACCGTCAATGCCGTGTGCCCCGGCTACACCGAGACCGACATCGTGCGTGCGAGCATCGAGCGCATCGTCGCCACCACGGGGCGCACTGCCGAACAGGCGCGCGCCGAGCTGGAGGCGAGCAATCCGCAGGGGCGCCTCGTCCAGCCGCAGGAAGTGGCCGATGCGGTGCGGTGGCTGTGCCGCCGCGAGGCCCAGTCCGTCACCGGCCAAGCCATCGCGGTGTGCGGCGGGGAGGTGATGTGA
- a CDS encoding bifunctional salicylyl-CoA 5-hydroxylase/oxidoreductase, with product MKIVCIGGGPAGLYFALLMKKADPAHDITVIERNRPYDTFGWGVVFSDQTLGNLRAADEPTATAILDAFNHWDDIEVNIRGHKIRSGGHGFCGIGRKRLLNILQARCEELGVELVFETEVASDEEFPDADLIIASDGLNSRIRQKYAAVYQPDIDVRRCRFVWLGTHKLFEAFTFAFEETEWGWFQAHAYRFDADTSTFIVETPEEVWLKAGLDQMTKEESIAFCEQLFAKYLDGHALMSNAAHLRGSAQWIKFPRVICKTWVHHNGRAPVVLMGDAAHTAHFSIGSGTKLAFEDAIELARCMERQRGDLNAALREYEAVRSVEVLKIQNAARNSTEWFENVRRYVDLPPQQFAYSLLTRSQRISHENLRLRDRGYVERYEDWWAERSGAQRRPGARPIPPMFTPYQVRGTRLKNRVVVSPMAQYSATDGIPGDFHLVHLGARAMGGAGLVFAEMTCVSPDARITPGCPGLWNDLQRDAWKRIVDFVHTHTDAKIGMQLGHAGAKGSTNAPWDGDGADRPLPAGNWPLLSASAVPYLDDGPVPRPMTRQDMDRVKADFVAAARRAAEAGFDWLELHCAHGYLLSAFISPLTNRRTDEYGGSLENRLRYPLEVFRAIRAVWPEHLPMSVRVSAHDWVEGGITPDDAVEIARAFKAAGADMIDCSSGQVSAHQKPVYGRMYQTPFADRIRNEAGIPTIAVGAISEADHVNSIIAAGRADLCAIARPHLANPAWTLMEAAKIGYFDLDWPKQYRSGKTQLERNLEREKAAAAQTAGLSALQQANLALGV from the coding sequence ATGAAGATCGTTTGCATCGGTGGAGGCCCGGCGGGCCTGTACTTCGCGCTGCTGATGAAGAAAGCCGACCCGGCGCACGACATCACGGTGATCGAGCGCAACCGCCCGTATGACACCTTCGGCTGGGGTGTGGTGTTCTCGGATCAGACGCTGGGCAACCTGCGGGCGGCGGACGAGCCGACGGCCACCGCGATCCTCGATGCCTTCAACCACTGGGACGACATCGAGGTCAACATCCGCGGCCACAAGATCCGCTCCGGGGGGCACGGCTTCTGCGGCATCGGCCGCAAGCGGCTGCTCAACATCCTGCAAGCCCGCTGCGAGGAGCTGGGCGTCGAGCTGGTGTTCGAGACGGAGGTGGCCAGCGACGAGGAGTTCCCCGACGCCGACCTCATCATCGCCTCCGACGGCCTGAACAGCCGCATCCGGCAGAAGTACGCGGCGGTGTATCAACCCGACATCGACGTGCGCCGGTGCCGCTTCGTCTGGCTGGGCACGCACAAGCTCTTCGAGGCCTTCACCTTCGCCTTCGAGGAGACCGAGTGGGGCTGGTTCCAGGCCCATGCCTACCGCTTCGACGCCGACACCTCCACCTTCATCGTCGAAACGCCCGAGGAGGTCTGGCTGAAGGCGGGGCTCGACCAAATGACCAAGGAAGAGTCGATCGCGTTCTGCGAGCAGCTCTTCGCCAAGTACCTCGACGGCCACGCCTTGATGTCGAACGCGGCGCACCTGCGCGGGTCGGCGCAGTGGATCAAGTTCCCGCGCGTGATCTGCAAGACCTGGGTGCACCACAACGGCCGTGCGCCGGTCGTGCTGATGGGCGACGCGGCGCACACGGCTCACTTTTCCATCGGCTCGGGCACCAAGCTGGCCTTCGAAGACGCGATCGAGCTGGCGCGATGCATGGAGCGGCAACGCGGCGACCTGAACGCCGCGCTGCGCGAGTACGAGGCGGTGCGCAGCGTCGAGGTGCTCAAGATCCAGAACGCCGCGCGCAACTCGACGGAGTGGTTCGAGAACGTGCGCCGCTATGTCGACCTGCCTCCGCAGCAGTTCGCCTACTCGCTGCTCACGCGCAGTCAGCGCATCAGCCACGAGAACCTGCGGCTGCGCGATCGCGGTTATGTGGAACGCTACGAGGACTGGTGGGCCGAGCGCAGCGGTGCGCAGCGGCGGCCCGGGGCGCGCCCGATCCCGCCGATGTTCACGCCCTACCAGGTGCGCGGCACGCGGCTCAAGAACCGCGTGGTCGTCTCGCCGATGGCGCAGTACTCGGCCACCGACGGCATTCCGGGCGACTTCCATCTGGTGCACCTGGGCGCGCGGGCCATGGGCGGCGCGGGCCTGGTCTTCGCCGAGATGACCTGCGTCTCGCCCGATGCGCGCATCACCCCTGGCTGCCCCGGGCTGTGGAACGACCTTCAGCGCGACGCGTGGAAGCGCATCGTCGACTTCGTGCACACCCACACCGACGCCAAGATCGGGATGCAGTTGGGCCACGCGGGCGCCAAGGGCTCGACCAACGCGCCCTGGGACGGCGACGGGGCCGACCGGCCGCTGCCGGCAGGCAACTGGCCCTTGCTCTCGGCCTCGGCCGTGCCTTACCTCGACGACGGCCCCGTGCCTCGGCCGATGACGCGGCAGGACATGGATCGCGTGAAGGCCGACTTCGTCGCCGCGGCGCGCCGGGCCGCCGAAGCGGGCTTCGACTGGCTCGAGTTGCACTGCGCTCACGGCTACCTGCTGTCGGCCTTCATCTCGCCGCTCACCAACCGGCGCACCGACGAGTACGGGGGCTCGCTGGAGAACCGGCTGCGCTACCCGCTGGAGGTCTTCCGTGCCATCCGGGCCGTGTGGCCCGAGCACCTGCCGATGTCGGTGCGCGTGTCGGCACACGACTGGGTCGAAGGCGGCATCACGCCGGACGACGCCGTCGAGATCGCTCGCGCGTTCAAGGCCGCGGGCGCCGACATGATCGATTGCTCCTCGGGCCAGGTGAGTGCCCACCAGAAGCCGGTCTACGGCCGCATGTACCAGACGCCGTTCGCCGATCGCATCCGCAACGAGGCCGGCATCCCGACGATCGCGGTGGGTGCCATCTCCGAGGCCGACCACGTCAACAGCATCATCGCGGCGGGGCGGGCGGATCTTTGCGCGATCGCACGGCCGCACCTGGCCAACCCGGCGTGGACCTTGATGGAGGCGGCCAAGATCGGCTACTTCGATCTCGATTGGCCCAAGCAGTACCGCTCCGGCAAGACGCAGCTCGAGCGCAACCTCGAGCGCGAGAAGGCCGCGGCCGCCCAAACGGCGGGGCTGTCGGCCTTGCAGCAGGCCAACCTGGCGCTGGGAGTGTGA